In Cercospora beticola chromosome 3, complete sequence, the following proteins share a genomic window:
- a CDS encoding uncharacterized protein (BUSCO:EOG09260Z3X), producing the protein MPAIRAIKPFASSPTLTETVLSEKEPIRLETRDTTTTNPPTKTGGIRFVRPKFSLPFTTSPKNARTQTASAPAVPQDQLKPPHVVQFRPPSPQIPTLSLPTINLTTATGEKSKMEDLPKPLTLFQPPTPAEARRIARQHAAFGPLGSKQHLYSSRFVGTEFPEPIEDEPPYYFLITTYISYLILIIFGHVRDFFGKRFKPDQYKQLREHDGYAPLNSDFDNFYIRRLQLRINDCFRRPVTGVPGRFITLLDRTSDDHNLSFKLTGTTTQTLNMSSYNYLGFAQSEGECADEAERILKKYGISYCSPRGDVGTSDLHVDVERQVAEFVGKEAATIYSMGFVTNATIFPALVGKGCLLISDQLNHSSIRFGARLSGAVIDMFKHNDMADLERLLRERISQGQPRTHRPWRKILVAVEGLYSMEGTMCNLPGLVALKKQYKFNLYVDEAHSIGALGPRGRGVCDYFGIDTAEIDILMGTFTKSFGANGGYICSDKAIIDKIRVTNAGTIYGECPTPAVLAQISSSLRIIAGQLAPGQGEERLQRLAFNSRYLRLGLKRLGFIVYGHDDSPIIPLLLYHPAKIPAFSHEMLKRKIAIVVVGYPATPLISSRARFCVSAAHTKDDLDRLLMACDQAGDVLQLKFSSGVAGGQEPIPDGLTNKEEMEVRSCLEAGGQPAVVAPRWKVQDVIARGVADVKQPLR; encoded by the coding sequence ATGCCTGCCATACGCGCCATCAAGCCTTTTGCTTCCTCGCCCACCCTCACCGAGACGGTCCTTTCTGAGAAGGAACCCATCCGTCTGGAAACCCGCGACACGACCACCACGAACCCACCCACGAAGACTGGCGGCATCCGCTTCGTACGCCCCAAattctctcttcctttcaCCACATCGCCCAAGAACGCGAGAACACAGACTGCGTCCGCGCCAGCAGTACCGCAGGACCAGCTCAAGCCACCGCACGTGGTGCAGTTCAGGCCACCGAGCCCTCAAATACCCACACTCAGTCTGCCCACTATCAACTTGACAACGGCAACGggggagaagagcaagatggAGGATCTGCCAAAGCCTCTCACACTGTTCCAGCCACCAACGCCTGCAGAAGCACGACGCATTGCGCGACAGCACGCGGCATTCGGTCCGCTGGGGTCAAAACAGCACTTGTACTCCTCGAGATTCGTCGGGACCGAGTTCCCTGAGCCCATCGAGGATGAGCCTCCGTACTACTTCCTGATCACGACATACATTTCATACTTGATCTTGATCATCTTCGGACACGTGCGGGACTTTTTTGGCAAGCGATTCAAGCCAGACCAATACAAGCAGCTGAGGGAGCACGACGGATACGCCCCGCTCAACAGCGATTTTGACAACTTCTACATTCGACGACTGCAGCTCCGAATCAACGATTGCTTCCGAAGGCCAGTGACTGGAGTTCCAGGCCGATTCATCACACTCCTCGACCGTACGAGCGATGACCACAACTTGTCATTCAAGCTCACGGGCACCACAACCCAGACACTGAACATGTCATCCTACAACTACCTCGGATTCGCACAATCGGAAGGAGAGTGTGCCGATGAGGCGGAGCGCATTCTGAAGAAGTACGGCATTTCCTACTGCTCACCGAGAGGAGATGTCGGCACCTCTGATCTGCACGTCGATGTCGAGAGGCAAGTCGCTGAGTTCGTGGGCAAGGAGGCGGCCACAATCTACTCCATGGGCTTCGTGACCAATGCTACAATCTTCCCGGCTCTTGTTGGCAAAGGCTGTCTCCTCATCTCCGATCAGCTCAACCACTCATCCATCCGATTCGGTGCCAGACTCAGCGGTGCCGTCATTGATATGTTCAAGCACAACGACATGGCCGACCTCGAGCGTCTCCTTCGTGAGCGGATTTCCCAAGGACAGCCACGCACTCACCGACCCTGGAGAAAAATCTTGGTTGCAGTCGAAGGTCTATACAGTATGGAGGGCACCATGTGCAACCTCCCCGGTCTCGTGGCACTGAAGAAACAGTACAAGTTCAACCTCTACGTCGACGAGGCACACTCGATCGGCGCGCTCGGTCCTCGCGGCCGTGGCGTCTGTGATTACTTCGGCATTGACACCGCGGAAATCGACATCTTGATGGGCACATTCACCAAGTCTTTCGGCGCAAATGGAGGCTACATTTGCAGTGACAAGGCGATTATTGACAAGATCCGAGTGACGAATGCTGGTACCATCTACGGAGAATGTCCCACTCCCGCAGTCCTGGCCCAGATCAGCTCCAGTTTGAGGATCATTGCTGGGCAGCTTGCACCTGGTCAGGGAGAGGAGCGCTTGCAACGATTGGCATTCAACTCCCGATACCTGCGTCTCGGATTGAAGCGTCTGGGATTCATTGTGTACGGCCACGACGACTCGCCTATCATTCCGCTCCTGCTCTACCACCCAGCCAAGATCCCAGCCTTCTCGCACGAGATGCTGAAGCGAAAGATTgctatcgtcgtcgttggatACCCTGCTACACCTCTCATCTCGTCACGAGCACGCTTCTGTGTATCTGCTGCGCACACCAAGGACGATCTCGACCGATTGTTGATGGCATGTGACCAGGCTGGCGATGTTCTGCAGCTCAAGTTTAGCTCTGGTGTTGCCGGTGGCCAGGAGCCTATCCCAGACGGCTTGACCAAcaaggaggagatggaggttCGCTCATGTCTGGAAGCTGGAGGGCAACCTGCAGTCGTTGCACCACGATGGAAAGTCCAGGATGTCATCGCACGTGGCGTTGCCGACGTTAAGCAGCCATTGCGCTGA
- a CDS encoding uncharacterized protein (MEROPS:MER0000864), whose product MDDRYHYHRREPHYDDVPRPTAASYFVWTILALVGLNYAIQHFDFAILRPHELLWNAIVYVIPARLLLDAARRQELVANDMISQTHAAKSEALRKMLGIGSNAILQKLPAGDAIGLGGVSRRLSMAAGMQPARSNAPSGLGNWDNSCYQNSVLQALASLEGVLREWLRRAEPEDSDASASTNTALQEMIAKLRDPENNGKHIWTPAKLKNMSSWQQQDAQEYFSKVMDELDKEAKKAFAQRQEKPAGLEAILERDQKGKEQESAEAAAQAMDMRNPLEGLTAQRVSCTRCGFSEGYSMIPFNCLTVPLGNSFHYDLEDCLTDYTRSEDIEGVECRSCTLVQAAEKLRKMLPKPAKVDCAEESTKHAEENVMQLPPELRAQIAQRLQAIEKALDEDDFSDKTLKQDCQISSKSYASTIKRREAIIGRAPQALVIHINRSVFDERTGMQRKNYAQVQYPRFLDLRPWLLESECSPATYRLSAVVQHYGRHENGHYICYRKHPGVPPLTDDEPDAEPCQQNDEKERWWRLSDEDVNPVTEEEALDQGGAFMLFYERIDEGLPAIQSQDLTDAAAVPLPPDEATDWDDMISTQPPTATPSLVNSSAQSVVSDTDTDFTSEAEPDTALPLPAGKQPLPVSPVLKTASPTSMRHGLGMERTSMMSV is encoded by the coding sequence ATGGACGACCGCTACCACTACCACCGCCGTGAACCGCACTACGACGACGTCCCACGTCCCACGGCAGCATCGTACTTCGTCTGGACTATTCTTGCCTTAGTTGGCCTCAATTACGCCATACAGCATTTTGACTTTGCCATCTTGAGGCCGCATGAGCTTCTCTGGAATGCGATTGTCTATGTCATACCGGCACGACTGCTATTGGATGCCGCACGCCGACAAGAGCTGGTAGCGAATGACATGATTTCGCAAACTCATGCTGCTAAAAGCGAAGCACTGCGAAAAATGTTAGGCATCGGAAGTAACGCAATCCTGCAGAAGCTGCCCGCTGGAGACGCGATAGGACTGGGAGGCGTATCTAGAAGGCTGAGCATGGCTGCCGGAATGCAACCCGCGCGCTCGAATGCGCCGTCTGGCTTGGGGAACTGGGATAACAGTTGCTATCAGAACAGCGTACTTCAAGCGCTGGCGAGTCTAGAGGGGGTTTTGAGAGAGTGGCTGAGGAGAGCTGAGCCGGAGGACAGTGACGCCAGCGCGAGCACAAATACCGCATTACAGGAGATGATTGCGAAATTGCGAGATCCTGAAAATAACGGAAAGCATATCTGGACACCTGCGAAGCTGAAAAATATGAGCAGCTGGCAGCAACAAGACGCACAGGAGTATTTCTCAAAGGTCATGGACGAGTTGGAcaaagaggcgaagaaggcatttGCGCAAAGGCAAGAGAAGCCTGCGGGTCTAGAAGCGATCCTGGAGAGGGACCAAAAGGGGAAAGAGCAGGAAAGTGCAGAGGCTGCAGCACAAGCGATGGACATGCGAAATCCACTGGAAGGACTGACAGCCCAGCGAGTGTCATGCACAAGGTGTGGGTTCTCAGAAGGATATTCCATGATCCCTTTCAACTGCCTTACGGTGCCTTTGGGGAACTCTTTCCATTATGACCTCGAAGATTGTCTGACGGACTACACGAGGAGCGAGGACATTGAGGGCGTGGAGTGTCGAAGTTGTACGCTCGTACAAGCCGCTGAGAAACTACGAAAAATGCTACCCAAACCTGCCAAGGTGGATTGCGCCGAGGAGTCAACGAAGCATGCGGAGGAAAATGTCATGCAGCTACCACCCGAGCTTCGGGCTCAAATTGCCCAACGGTTGCAGGCAATCGAGAAAGCgcttgacgaggacgactttTCGGACAAGACGCTCAAACAAGACTGCCAGATCAGCTCGAAGTCCTACGCAAGTACAATCAAGAGACGGGAGGCAATCATCGGACGTGCGCCACAGGCACTGGTCATACATATCAATCGGAGTGTCTTCGATGAAAGGACAGGAATGCAACGCAAGAACTATGCGCAAGTGCAGTATCCACGATTCTTAGACTTACGACCGTGGCTCCTCGAATCTGAGTGCTCGCCGGCTACATACAGACTGAGCGCGGTTGTACAGCATTATGGGCGTCATGAGAACGGTCACTATATTTGTTACCGAAAACACCCTGGTGTCCCGCCATTGACTGATGATGAACCTGATGCCGAGCCGTGTCAGCAAAACGACGAAAAGGAGCGATGGTGGCGACTAAGTGACGAAGACGTCAATCCCGTAACAGAGGAGGAGGCGCTTGACCAGGGCGGCGCATTCATGCTCTTTTATGAGCGCATCGACGAGGGATTACCTGCGATACAGAGCCAAGACCTTACCGACGCCGCAGCTGTGCCCTTACCTCCTGACGAGGCGACCGATTGGGACGACATGATTAGTACACAGCCTCCAACTGCTACACCTTCACTCGTCAATTCATCGGCACAGTCGGTTGTATCAGACACAGATACGGATTTCACGTCAGAAGCGGAACCTGACACTGCCTTGCCTCTGCCGGCTGGCAAGCAGCCCCTGCCTGTCTCGCCAGTCTTGAAGACGGCTAGTCCTACGAGCATGAGACATGGACTAGGAATGGAGCGGACTTCGATGATGAGTGTATGA
- a CDS encoding uncharacterized protein (BUSCO:EOG092639H5), whose protein sequence is MRPLPTAGTSQVLLRTFTPRSRQQHQVRSFSRTYKHRQQHRKSSFSSRLRDAWNSTPVVWKPIPIGLGVVFLGAFQLYRINERERRRIEESTEDDPGDVGKPKRRERIRPSGPWTVQIMSTIPLKALSRWWGWMNSIDIPYYLRVPGFKLYGWIFGVNFDEISEPDLHKYRNLSEFFYRTLKPGVRPLDPHPNALLSPADGKVVQFGLIEHGEVEQVKGVTYSVDALLGQQPASGAQTSSNVAGSKDAPSTSPNRGKQGEEEVIREDEEFARVNGISYTLPNLLSGAAAGKQGRSWWKKPRVKDAANADPQAREGGTRDVPPPVSLSDQSTKSSTSSEREVAKELATGPAAPRPWYYPDRPETPTALYYCVVYLAPGDYHRFHSPVSWVVESRRHFAGELYSVSPYLVRSLPGLFTLNERVVLLGRWKYGFFSYTPVGATNVGSIVINFDKELRTNSLLTDTLADKAAEEAQERGEPYSGYAEATYESASPVLGGHALRRGEEMGGFQLGSTIVMVFEAPKGRRPTLDEGFMGTEVNRKGGWQWGIEKGMKVKMGQRLGWVDEEQ, encoded by the coding sequence ATGCGACCTCTCCCCACGGCAGGCACTTCGCAAGTCCTGCTTCGGACATTCACGCCACGATCACGCCAGCAACACCAAGTCCGATCATTCTCGCGCACGTACAAGCACCGCCAACAGCATCGTAAGTCCTCCTTCAGCTCGCGACTACGCGATGCTTGGAACTCGACGCCCGTGGTGTGGAAGCCGATCCCCATTGGCCTCGGCGTCGTCTTCCTTGGTGCTTTTCAACTGTACAGAATCAATGAGCGCGAGCGAAGGAGGATAGAAGAGTCGACAGAGGATGACCCGGGAGACGTAGGCAAGCCCAAGCGTCGCGAACGGATTCGCCCCTCAGGACCATGGACGGTACAGATCATGAGCACCATTCCGCTCAAGGCGCTGAGTCGGTGGTGGGGGTGGATGAACAGTATTGATATCCCATACTATCTGCGAGTGCCCGGCTTCAAGCTATATGGCTGGATATTTGGTGTCAACTTCGATGAGATAAGCGAGCCAGATCTCCACAAATACAGAAATCTATCAGAGTTCTTCTACCGGACACTGAAGCCTGGGGTGCGGCCATTAGACCCACATCCCAACGCGCTGCTGTCGCCCGCAGATGGCAAAGTGGTGCAGTTTGGTCTTATCGAGCATGGCGAGGTGGAGCAAGTCAAGGGCGTCACATACAGCGTAGATGCTCTACTAGGACAACAGCCCGCTAGTGGAGCACAAACCAGCAGCAATGTCGCGGGCTCAAAGGATGCCCCTTCAACTTCGCCCAATCGAGGGAAACAGGGTGAGGAAGAGGTCATccgagaggatgaagagttTGCGCGAGTCAATGGCATATCATACACGCTTCCCAACTTGCTTTctggcgctgctgcaggGAAACAAGGCCGCAGCTGGTGGAAGAAACCACGCGTCAAGGATGCAGCCAACGCGGATCCTCAAGCCAGAGAGGGAGGAACAAGAGACGTTCCTCCGCCTGTAAGTCTCTCGGATCAATCAACCAAgtcatcgacttcttcagaGCGGGAAGTTGCCAAGGAACTCGCGACTGGACCCGCTGCTCCTCGGCCGTGGTACTATCCCGATAGACCGGAAACGCCAACGGCGCTGTACTACTGCGTTGTTTATCTCGCGCCTGGCGACTACCATCGCTTCCACTCGCCGGTTTCCTGGGTTGTGGAAAGTAGGCGTCACTTTGCTGGAGAACTCTACAGCGTCAGCCCATACCTGGTCAGATCCTTGCCAGGTCTCTTCACTTTGAACGAGCGCGTCGTCTTGCTTGGTCGATGGAAGTATGGCTTCTTCAGCTACACGCCTGTAGGCGCGACCAATGTTGGCTCTATTGTGATCAACTTTGACAAAGAATTGAGGACGAACAGCTTGCTCACTGACACTCTTGCCGACAAGGCTGCCGAGGAGGCTCAGGAGCGCGGCGAGCCATATTCCGGATATGCGGAAGCTACGTATGAAAGTGCCAGCCCTGTACTAGGAGGACATGCTCTTAGGAGAGGTGAAGAAATGGGTGGCTTCCAGCTCGGAAGTACAATTGTTATGGTTTTCGAGGCACCTAAGGGGAGAAGACCGACACTGGACGAAGGATTCATGGGAACTGAAGTGAACAGAAAAGGTGGCTGGCAGTGGGGTATCGAGAAAGGCATGAAGGTCAAGATGGGACAGCGACTTGGCTGGGTGGACGAAGAGCAATAG
- the RPS18 gene encoding 40S ribosomal protein uS13 (BUSCO:EOG09264YEG), with amino-acid sequence MSLVTGEKSNFQFILRLLNTNVDGKEKVMYAMTKIKGVGRRYSNLVCKKADVDLNKRAGELTSEELERIVTILQNPTQYKIPTWFLNRQRDIVDGKDFQVLANGVDSKLRDDLERLKKIRAHRGLRHYWGLRVRGQHSKTTGRRGRTVGVSKKKG; translated from the exons ATGTCTCTCGTAACCGGCGAGAAGTCGAACTTCCAGTTCATCTTGCGTCTCCTCAACACCAAC GTCGATGGCAAGGAGAAGGTCATGTACGCCATGACCAAGATCAAGGGTGTCGGTCGCCGATACAGCAACTTGGTCTGCAAGAAGGCCGATGTCGACCTCAACAAGCG CGCCGGCGAGCTTACCTCCGAAGAACTCGAGCGCATTGTCACGATCCTCCAGAACCCAACCCAGTACAAGATCCCAACCTGGTTCCTCAACAGGCAGCGCGACATTGTCGACGGCAAGGACTTCCAGGTGCTCGCCAACGGTGTCGACAGCAAGCTCCGTGATGATTTGGAGAGACTGAAGAAGATCCGCGCCCACAGGGGTCTGCGTCACTACTGGGGTCTCCGTGTCCGTGGACAGCACTCCAAGACCACCGGTCGCCGCGGCAGAACCGTCGGtgtcagcaagaagaagggttaA